The following coding sequences are from one Aliarcobacter skirrowii CCUG 10374 window:
- a CDS encoding helix-turn-helix domain-containing protein: MSKDINKLSTDELYRLIGKNVAKYRTKANMSQLELSLEMGNKSSSLVSAAELYANKRKFNIAQLHKIAKILNIDICEFFKGK; the protein is encoded by the coding sequence ATGAGTAAAGATATAAATAAATTAAGTACTGATGAACTTTATAGATTAATTGGTAAAAATGTTGCTAAGTATAGAACTAAAGCTAATATGAGCCAATTAGAATTATCTTTAGAGATGGGCAATAAATCTTCTAGTTTAGTGTCTGCTGCTGAACTATATGCTAATAAAAGAAAGTTTAATATAGCTCAACTACATAAAATTGCAAAAATATTAAATATTGATATTTGTGAGTTCTTTAAAGGTAAGTAA
- a CDS encoding recombinase family protein, whose amino-acid sequence MNVGYARVSTSSQNLENQIDQLKSAGCEKIFSEKRSGKNEANREQFKIMMGFVREGDVLYITKLDRLARSVIDLHNTAKFLQNKDVNLKVLHQNIDTTSPAGRLLFTMLGAIAEFERDLINERVREGIEAAKKKGVQFGRKAILDTKEKIVIYKQHEKGKSVEWLSKFFHVARNTIYRAIKDVAKKK is encoded by the coding sequence ATGAATGTAGGTTATGCAAGAGTTTCAACTTCAAGCCAAAATCTTGAGAATCAAATTGATCAACTCAAGAGTGCAGGCTGTGAAAAGATATTTTCAGAAAAAAGATCAGGAAAGAATGAAGCAAATCGTGAACAGTTTAAAATTATGATGGGTTTCGTAAGAGAAGGTGATGTACTTTATATTACAAAACTAGATAGATTAGCAAGGTCCGTAATAGACCTTCATAATACTGCAAAGTTTTTACAAAATAAAGATGTAAATCTTAAAGTATTACATCAAAACATTGATACAACATCTCCAGCAGGTAGACTATTATTCACAATGTTAGGTGCTATTGCAGAGTTTGAACGTGATTTAATAAATGAACGTGTGAGAGAAGGGATTGAAGCTGCAAAGAAAAAAGGTGTTCAGTTTGGCAGAAAAGCTATTCTGGATACTAAAGAGAAAATTGTTATATACAAGCAGCATGAAAAAGGAAAGTCTGTTGAATGGTTATCTAAGTTTTTTCATGTAGCTCGTAATACAATCTATAGAGCAATTAAAGATGTAGCTAAGAAGAAGTAG
- a CDS encoding IS256 family transposase — protein sequence MEEQFEFDFNEVLNEFKNGKRLTGKDGLLAPLIKQLTQAALEAEVESHIAQDVLNGTRNRRNGVNRKTIKGTSDGSFELETPRDRNGTFEPQIVKKHQTTLSDEIEEKILSMYGLGMSYTDISKHIEEIYQVSISTATISAITDKIIDKVKQWQSRPLDSMYPFVWLDAIHYKIKDGGKYVSKAVYTVLGVNMEGKKDILGLYLSESEGANFWLSVLTDLNNRGVKDILIACVDGLKGFPEAIKAIFPKSEVQLCIIHQIRNSLRYVASKDQKEFMKDLRLVYEASTKELAEDELLKLEDKWGKLYPIVLQSWQNKWENLSVYFKYPPEIRKVIYTTNIIESVHRQFRKLTKTKGAFSNENSLLKLLYMGIQNATKKWNMPMWNWNLTLSQLAIFFEGRLDTELKI from the coding sequence ATGGAAGAACAATTTGAGTTTGACTTTAATGAAGTCTTAAATGAATTTAAAAATGGAAAAAGATTAACAGGTAAAGATGGACTTTTAGCTCCACTTATAAAACAGCTTACTCAAGCAGCACTTGAAGCAGAAGTAGAATCACATATTGCTCAAGATGTTTTAAATGGTACTCGTAATAGAAGAAATGGTGTCAATAGAAAAACCATCAAAGGAACTTCAGATGGAAGTTTTGAACTTGAAACTCCAAGAGATAGAAATGGAACCTTTGAACCTCAAATAGTAAAGAAACATCAAACCACCTTATCGGATGAAATAGAAGAGAAGATACTTTCAATGTATGGTTTGGGTATGAGTTATACGGATATATCCAAACATATTGAAGAGATATATCAAGTATCCATTTCAACAGCAACCATCAGTGCAATAACAGATAAAATCATTGACAAAGTAAAACAGTGGCAAAGTAGACCACTTGATAGTATGTATCCCTTTGTATGGCTGGATGCCATACATTATAAAATCAAAGATGGTGGGAAATATGTGAGTAAAGCAGTTTATACTGTTTTAGGTGTCAATATGGAAGGTAAAAAAGATATACTTGGACTTTACCTTTCAGAATCAGAAGGTGCAAATTTTTGGTTGAGTGTTTTAACTGATTTAAATAATAGAGGTGTAAAAGATATACTTATTGCTTGCGTTGATGGTTTAAAAGGATTTCCAGAAGCTATAAAAGCAATATTTCCTAAAAGTGAAGTACAACTTTGTATTATTCACCAAATTAGAAACTCTTTAAGATATGTAGCTTCTAAAGACCAAAAAGAGTTTATGAAAGATCTAAGATTAGTTTATGAAGCAAGTACAAAAGAATTAGCTGAAGATGAACTGTTAAAGCTTGAAGATAAATGGGGGAAACTTTATCCTATAGTTTTACAATCTTGGCAAAATAAATGGGAAAACCTATCGGTGTATTTTAAATATCCTCCAGAGATAAGAAAAGTGATTTATACTACAAATATTATTGAATCAGTTCATAGACAATTTAGGAAACTTACTAAAACCAAAGGAGCTTTCTCTAATGAAAATTCACTTTTAAAATTGCTTTATATGGGTATTCAAAATGCTACTAAAAAATGGAATATGCCAATGTGGAATTGGAATTTAACCCTTTCACAATTGGCAATATTTTTCGAGGGCAGATTGGACACGGAGCTTAAAATCTAA
- a CDS encoding ATP-binding protein — protein MTSNLSFTKWKEVLNNDEALTAAILDRLIHYSHIINVTGESYRLKQKREAGLLDISNK, from the coding sequence ATTACTTCAAATTTATCTTTTACAAAATGGAAGGAGGTATTAAATAATGATGAAGCATTAACAGCTGCAATTCTAGATAGACTCATTCACTATTCACATATAATAAATGTAACTGGTGAAAGCTATAGATTAAAACAAAAAAGAGAAGCTGGCTTGTTAGATATTTCTAACAAATAG
- a CDS encoding helix-turn-helix transcriptional regulator: MTKEDFCKRLKDINLTQKEFSEITHVPYSTLNNWGFHDIQVPKWVGPFIEHYEKAKKYDAIKKMILDSKEVL; the protein is encoded by the coding sequence ATGACAAAAGAAGATTTTTGTAAAAGATTAAAGGATATTAATCTTACACAAAAAGAGTTTTCAGAGATAACACATGTACCCTACTCTACACTAAACAATTGGGGATTTCATGATATTCAAGTTCCAAAATGGGTAGGACCATTTATAGAGCATTATGAAAAAGCAAAGAAGTATGATGCAATTAAGAAGATGATATTAGATTCAAAGGAAGTTTTATAA
- a CDS encoding YecA family protein, with protein sequence MIYKMPKLKDPFKEQIEKVKKEIKKQNLPTENIEEQQERFKKLEQEHLPKLESDIVKLIENIKQDLLSCNPQQTLDYFSLIYSITTSDKVIENAGKLNNSYLDYLLSIMTSVDIQNYNLGNVSTEEVLSKIQSNIEELHQQLIYYFMITSMDRDKTPDDMKFLQALGYLTIKGDSYPKHKIQLCRELFSKYDELLMNNYKINSKQLIDELVQIANTPLSNMEIQKKYMLEMKRAHEEFVKKSELAKKEGKLKEFFDDYKKSAELKQIHENLKQIEEDTKISIHDSIFKIHETLLSNEILEQLSLTLGSNDIFQNGKIEYFPMNESLIYKKPLVKIDEDFFCFNSPTMNYNLDLIIENLILDLIPQNKQSKQYYSKKGDYLEDISLELFQSILPNAQAYKGLKYNIDDEVDGIITYDNNIFIIEAKSNNLTIGAKKGNTDKIKRNTKDIVEKAYQQAIRAKSYIESNDFSNFRDKNKKVILTIDKSKINNIYMINTTLEPLMHITANLNSLKRFGFVQGKDWIWSVYINDLRIISEIIDSPAEFLLYLERRIKFNDYPQIRTLEEIDIFGHFLHNGMYYDDIDFPEQHYMMVTDGFSQPIDEYYLSMDGRLYKEIQKPSFLNKCKTKKIIEKIETTNKENSSILAKLLMSYDEQHQLEIEKQITNILNKKRKNFSMSLNSENKGFTFIHDSYENKKDMEFYCKVMSYEHKINNWFLIFVDRLTLDNLKLDFKYFYFDNEYDELLEKEVCELRERRLLQTATIVKKVGRNDSCPCGSGKKYKKCCM encoded by the coding sequence ATGATTTATAAAATGCCAAAGCTAAAAGATCCTTTTAAAGAACAAATTGAAAAAGTAAAAAAAGAAATTAAGAAACAAAATTTACCAACAGAAAATATTGAAGAACAACAAGAAAGATTTAAAAAACTTGAACAAGAACATTTACCAAAATTAGAAAGTGATATTGTAAAACTAATAGAGAATATTAAACAAGACCTTTTAAGTTGTAATCCACAACAAACATTAGATTATTTTTCTCTTATTTATAGTATCACTACTTCTGATAAAGTGATTGAAAATGCTGGTAAATTAAATAATAGTTATCTAGACTATTTATTAAGTATTATGACATCAGTAGATATACAAAACTACAATTTAGGTAATGTATCAACTGAAGAGGTTTTATCAAAAATACAATCTAATATAGAGGAACTTCATCAGCAGTTAATTTACTATTTTATGATTACTTCTATGGATAGAGACAAAACACCTGATGATATGAAATTTTTACAAGCTTTAGGTTATTTAACTATCAAAGGTGACTCATACCCAAAACATAAAATTCAATTGTGCAGAGAACTTTTTTCAAAATATGATGAATTATTAATGAATAATTATAAGATTAATTCAAAACAGCTGATTGATGAACTAGTACAAATTGCTAATACTCCATTATCAAATATGGAGATTCAAAAAAAATATATGTTAGAAATGAAAAGAGCACATGAAGAGTTTGTTAAAAAAAGTGAACTAGCTAAAAAAGAAGGGAAATTAAAGGAATTTTTTGATGATTATAAAAAATCAGCAGAACTCAAACAAATTCATGAAAATCTAAAGCAAATTGAAGAAGATACAAAAATCTCTATACATGATTCTATTTTCAAAATACATGAAACACTACTTTCAAATGAAATATTAGAACAATTAAGTCTTACTCTTGGAAGTAATGATATCTTTCAAAATGGGAAAATTGAATATTTCCCAATGAATGAATCATTAATTTATAAAAAGCCTTTAGTGAAAATTGATGAAGATTTTTTTTGTTTTAATTCTCCTACAATGAATTATAATCTTGACTTGATAATTGAGAATCTTATTTTAGATTTGATACCTCAAAATAAACAAAGTAAACAATATTATAGTAAAAAAGGAGACTATTTAGAAGATATATCTTTAGAACTATTTCAATCTATTTTACCAAATGCTCAAGCATACAAAGGTTTAAAATATAATATTGATGATGAAGTTGATGGAATAATTACTTACGATAATAATATATTTATTATAGAAGCAAAAAGTAATAACCTTACTATTGGGGCTAAAAAAGGGAATACTGATAAAATAAAAAGAAATACAAAAGATATTGTTGAAAAGGCATATCAACAAGCTATAAGAGCAAAAAGTTATATTGAATCAAATGATTTTTCTAATTTTAGAGATAAAAATAAAAAAGTAATACTTACAATAGATAAATCAAAAATAAATAATATTTATATGATTAATACAACATTAGAACCATTAATGCATATTACAGCAAATTTAAACTCATTAAAAAGATTTGGTTTTGTGCAAGGAAAAGATTGGATTTGGTCTGTATATATTAATGATTTGCGAATCATATCTGAAATAATAGATTCTCCAGCAGAGTTTTTGTTATATTTAGAAAGAAGAATTAAGTTTAATGATTATCCACAAATTAGAACACTGGAAGAAATCGATATTTTTGGACATTTTTTACATAATGGTATGTATTATGATGATATTGATTTTCCAGAGCAACACTATATGATGGTTACTGATGGTTTTAGTCAACCTATTGATGAGTATTATTTATCAATGGATGGAAGATTATATAAAGAGATACAAAAGCCAAGCTTTTTGAATAAATGTAAAACAAAAAAGATAATAGAAAAAATTGAAACTACTAATAAAGAAAACTCTTCTATTTTGGCAAAACTTTTAATGAGCTACGATGAACAACATCAATTAGAAATTGAAAAACAGATTACTAATATTTTAAATAAAAAAAGAAAAAACTTTTCAATGTCTTTAAATAGTGAGAATAAGGGTTTTACTTTTATACATGATAGTTATGAAAACAAAAAAGATATGGAATTTTATTGTAAAGTAATGTCATATGAGCATAAAATTAATAATTGGTTTTTAATTTTTGTTGATAGGCTTACACTTGATAATTTAAAATTAGATTTTAAATATTTTTATTTTGATAATGAATATGATGAGCTTTTAGAAAAAGAAGTTTGTGAATTAAGAGAAAGACGCTTACTACAGACTGCAACAATTGTTAAAAAAGTAGGTAGAAATGATTCTTGTCCTTGTGGAAGTGGTAAGAAGTATAAGAAATGTTGTATGTAA
- a CDS encoding zeta toxin family protein has product MNKTEEQALKYLKENKKDFLEKYLCGYEVHDIKTAIFTAGASGAGKTEYAISRKEKEPFLLHMDIDYIREFFSPIGYNGTNSSDYQKPASKGVNWLFDRATKKGYSFILDSNFAEATIAQSNIQRLLDKGYVVEINYIFRDIQKSFEFAKQRESITKRKVPLDVVKSSFKNSFDTTLLIKSIFQDAIILNIFDRENDIIHEDVDEKQFYILLAGEIL; this is encoded by the coding sequence ATGAATAAAACAGAAGAGCAGGCTTTAAAATATTTAAAAGAAAACAAAAAAGATTTTTTAGAAAAATATTTATGTGGTTATGAAGTTCACGATATAAAAACTGCAATTTTTACAGCAGGTGCAAGCGGAGCAGGTAAAACAGAATATGCAATAAGTAGAAAAGAGAAAGAACCTTTTTTATTACACATGGATATTGATTATATTAGAGAGTTCTTCTCACCTATTGGATATAATGGCACAAATTCAAGTGATTATCAAAAACCAGCTTCAAAAGGTGTAAATTGGTTATTTGATAGAGCAACTAAAAAAGGGTATTCTTTTATATTAGATTCAAATTTTGCTGAAGCTACTATTGCTCAAAGTAATATTCAAAGACTTTTAGACAAAGGTTATGTAGTTGAAATAAACTATATTTTTAGAGATATTCAAAAAAGTTTTGAATTTGCTAAACAAAGAGAATCAATTACAAAAAGGAAAGTTCCTTTAGATGTTGTCAAAAGTAGCTTTAAAAATTCATTCGATACAACATTACTTATTAAATCTATTTTTCAAGATGCTATCATTTTAAATATTTTTGATAGAGAAAATGATATAATTCACGAAGATGTAGATGAAAAACAATTTTATATTTTATTGGCAGGAGAAATTTTATGA
- a CDS encoding DUF3391 domain-containing protein — MAKVVIDKEDTKALNSFIDILLSIFGFILIFLTAKEYLNNFNEFANSKTLYDFFVPTFLSIMAIPYFYLFFTIVTYESSFVSLNYAVKDKNLLRYAKLKGIFAFNFDSKSFQKWSHNLFSYDISKDSIKKSIQDIKKLNQLKKNIYEVDIKKGWHPFIANSFLIDSNVEIKDYRRSYSDTWSGTSNYLRISEEFSHIFYRIEGKVEYVNKLELQLFFYKKDKLKIEKSYNLFVNMCNDLTIKSLKNELPKDVLNSLIGDNDLTKEYYNKKFVVSHQSFETSAYQVIFTIH, encoded by the coding sequence ATGGCGAAAGTTGTTATTGATAAAGAAGATACAAAAGCATTAAATTCTTTTATTGATATTTTACTTTCTATATTTGGTTTTATATTAATTTTTCTTACAGCTAAAGAGTATTTGAATAATTTTAATGAGTTTGCAAATTCAAAAACACTTTATGATTTTTTTGTACCAACTTTTTTATCTATAATGGCTATTCCATATTTTTACTTATTTTTTACGATTGTTACATATGAAAGTAGTTTTGTATCTTTAAATTATGCTGTAAAAGATAAAAATTTATTACGATATGCTAAGCTAAAAGGAATATTTGCTTTTAATTTTGATAGTAAAAGTTTTCAAAAATGGTCTCATAATTTATTTTCATATGATATTAGTAAAGATTCAATAAAAAAATCTATTCAAGATATAAAAAAACTAAATCAGTTGAAAAAAAATATTTATGAAGTTGATATAAAAAAAGGTTGGCATCCTTTTATAGCAAATTCATTTTTAATAGATAGTAATGTAGAAATTAAAGATTATCGCAGATCATATTCTGATACGTGGAGTGGTACATCTAACTATCTAAGAATATCAGAAGAATTTAGCCATATTTTTTATAGAATAGAAGGAAAAGTAGAATATGTAAATAAACTGGAACTACAATTATTCTTTTATAAGAAAGATAAACTTAAAATTGAAAAATCATATAACTTATTTGTAAATATGTGTAATGATTTAACAATTAAATCACTTAAAAATGAGCTACCAAAAGATGTATTAAATTCACTTATTGGGGATAATGATTTAACCAAAGAATATTATAATAAAAAGTTTGTAGTTAGCCATCAAAGTTTTGAAACAAGTGCTTATCAAGTAATATTTACAATACATTAA
- a CDS encoding nucleotidyl transferase AbiEii/AbiGii toxin family protein — MLEKTKEVLEIICNDDLFKNFDIRFVGGTALSYRINHRLSEDLDFATLNLSPKEISNMIFKYGGKIIDHDKTMEDYVSNDGADINYSYMKFLLNGVKVEFFTPPFNLFEEEIWKNDKFTYYENSDLKVSSLETLVYMKTMAFWNRKKYRDLFDIYYVLEKALITPKKFVNDYLKNHITSNTEHLYRNIQSKDLFYEKDNDEGINTLVKNPKPYDWYRNEIEKFIHKVLLDEIYEKDEELKSWIDFEDDINDCCIK; from the coding sequence ATGCTAGAAAAAACAAAAGAAGTTTTAGAGATTATTTGTAATGATGATTTATTTAAAAACTTTGATATTAGATTTGTTGGTGGAACAGCATTAAGTTATAGAATAAATCATAGATTATCTGAGGATTTAGATTTTGCAACTTTAAATTTATCTCCAAAAGAGATTAGTAATATGATTTTTAAATATGGTGGAAAAATAATAGATCATGATAAAACAATGGAAGATTATGTTTCAAATGATGGTGCAGATATAAATTATAGCTATATGAAATTTTTGTTAAATGGTGTAAAAGTTGAATTTTTTACACCACCATTTAATCTATTTGAAGAAGAAATTTGGAAAAATGACAAATTTACATATTATGAAAATAGTGACTTAAAAGTTTCTTCTCTTGAAACTCTTGTCTATATGAAAACAATGGCTTTTTGGAATAGAAAAAAGTATAGAGATTTATTTGATATTTATTATGTTTTAGAAAAAGCACTTATTACTCCTAAAAAATTTGTAAATGATTATTTAAAAAACCATATAACATCAAATACAGAGCATCTTTATAGAAATATACAATCAAAAGATCTATTTTATGAAAAAGATAATGATGAGGGAATAAATACTTTAGTTAAAAATCCAAAACCGTATGATTGGTATAGAAATGAAATTGAAAAATTTATTCATAAAGTTTTATTGGATGAGATTTATGAAAAAGATGAAGAACTAAAATCTTGGATAGATTTTGAAGATGATATAAATGATTGTTGTATAAAATAG
- a CDS encoding helix-turn-helix domain-containing protein gives MLNKNLDKLIALSKVKIRAERIALDLTQEEFADFVDIKYATYKTFEQSGKISFENYLKILIKLNKDDQFLKFLNSFEFDEQKQRTSKKTDEKYLQNDLIKPIIEVSQKQIVLDKKIFGEELFYSVENGHIYDIPNFINIVLSSWNDKRLMLLIKYFGEDRLKPYIIKQKDIKLLKSFNTHLKYIRKI, from the coding sequence ATGCTAAATAAAAATTTAGATAAATTGATTGCTTTATCAAAAGTAAAAATAAGAGCAGAAAGAATTGCTTTAGACTTAACTCAAGAAGAGTTTGCTGATTTTGTTGATATAAAATATGCAACTTATAAAACTTTTGAGCAAAGTGGAAAAATATCTTTTGAAAATTATCTGAAAATATTAATTAAACTAAATAAAGATGATCAATTTCTAAAGTTTTTAAATAGTTTTGAATTTGATGAGCAAAAACAAAGAACAAGTAAAAAAACAGATGAAAAATATTTACAAAATGATTTAATAAAACCAATTATTGAAGTATCTCAAAAACAGATTGTTTTAGATAAAAAGATTTTTGGAGAAGAGTTGTTTTATAGTGTAGAAAATGGTCACATTTACGACATACCAAATTTTATAAATATTGTTTTATCATCATGGAATGATAAGAGATTAATGCTTCTTATTAAATATTTTGGAGAAGATAGATTAAAGCCTTATATTATTAAACAAAAAGATATCAAACTCTTAAAATCATTTAATACCCATTTAAAATATATAAGGAAAATATAG
- a CDS encoding acyl carrier protein codes for MIYKEFEHLLELSGLSKKEFSTIVDMNYTSITNWSKSNKVPIWVKSWLENYIKAKSYEDIKNKIFEIEKL; via the coding sequence ATGATTTATAAAGAGTTTGAACATTTACTTGAACTATCTGGTTTATCAAAAAAAGAATTCTCAACTATTGTAGATATGAATTATACAAGTATTACAAACTGGAGTAAATCAAATAAAGTACCAATTTGGGTAAAATCATGGTTAGAAAACTATATAAAAGCAAAAAGTTATGAAGATATAAAAAATAAAATATTTGAAATAGAAAAATTGTAA
- the ltrA gene encoding group II intron reverse transcriptase/maturase: MNLKRQKLRNNEYYQMQDIQDKLYMQSSKDTKFTHLMEIITSEKNILLAYRNIKKNSGSHTKGVDGKNISHLANLEPETLIKLVQNKMKNYFPNKVRRVEIPKPDGKLRPLGIPTIMDRLIQQCILQVLEPICEAKFYKHSYGFRPLRSTKHAISRAYFLAQQNNLHYVVDVDIKGFFDNINHGKLLKQLWTLGIRDKSLIAVISKMLKAQIENIGIPDKGTPQGGILSPLLANVVLSEFDWWIVSQWEKIPTQYNYTQNNNKCASLKKTTKLKEVYIVRYADDFKLFCRNHQDAVKLFEASKQWLKNRLHLEVSKEKSKIVNLRKNYSYFLGIKLKVHRKGKKGNKDTKWTIKSHIQEKALSKIKESVRKHIKHIQKPKVNLNLAIDLYNSFVIGVHNYYNCATNCNIDMSKLSHQTRIKIFVRLKSRRVNKSDKLPDYIKKVYGKSQMLRMLGNKPLLPLPHIQHSKLMNFSQTNIYNPIDRDKIHNTQKVTDYKTIKYLIENPIQGQSIEYNDNRISLYIGQLGKCAITKEELEIGNMECHHIQPRSQGGLDNYNNLVLITKEVHKLIHSTQTETINKYLKYVPTNKIILEKLNKFRTKAGNLEICL; the protein is encoded by the coding sequence ATGAATCTCAAAAGACAAAAACTAAGAAACAATGAATACTACCAAATGCAAGATATTCAAGATAAATTATATATGCAAAGTTCAAAAGATACAAAGTTCACTCATTTGATGGAAATCATTACAAGTGAGAAGAATATCTTACTAGCATATAGAAACATCAAGAAAAACAGCGGTAGCCACACAAAAGGTGTAGATGGTAAAAATATTAGTCATTTGGCTAATCTTGAACCAGAAACACTTATAAAATTAGTTCAAAACAAAATGAAAAATTACTTCCCTAATAAGGTGCGAAGAGTAGAAATACCAAAACCTGATGGCAAATTGCGTCCATTAGGAATACCAACCATTATGGATAGACTAATACAACAATGCATATTGCAAGTGTTAGAACCTATTTGTGAAGCAAAATTTTACAAACATAGTTATGGATTTCGCCCTTTAAGAAGTACAAAACACGCAATTAGTAGAGCATACTTTCTTGCCCAACAAAATAATCTACACTATGTTGTAGATGTTGATATAAAAGGGTTCTTTGATAATATAAATCACGGAAAACTTCTTAAACAACTATGGACATTGGGAATAAGAGATAAATCTCTAATCGCAGTAATTTCAAAAATGCTCAAAGCCCAAATCGAGAATATAGGAATACCTGATAAAGGAACTCCTCAAGGTGGAATATTATCCCCACTTTTAGCGAATGTTGTTCTGAGTGAATTTGATTGGTGGATTGTCTCCCAGTGGGAAAAAATACCAACACAATATAACTACACACAAAATAATAACAAATGTGCCTCTCTTAAAAAAACAACAAAACTAAAAGAAGTATATATAGTAAGATATGCAGATGATTTCAAACTCTTTTGCAGAAACCATCAAGACGCAGTAAAACTATTTGAAGCTTCCAAACAGTGGCTAAAAAATAGACTACATCTTGAAGTAAGCAAAGAAAAATCAAAAATAGTAAACTTACGAAAAAATTACTCTTATTTTCTAGGTATAAAATTAAAAGTACATAGAAAAGGCAAAAAGGGTAATAAAGATACTAAATGGACAATAAAATCACATATTCAAGAAAAAGCTTTGAGTAAAATAAAAGAAAGTGTTAGAAAACATATCAAACATATACAAAAACCAAAGGTAAATTTAAACCTAGCAATAGATTTATACAACTCCTTTGTCATAGGTGTTCATAATTATTACAATTGTGCCACTAACTGTAATATTGATATGTCAAAACTCTCACATCAAACAAGAATTAAAATCTTTGTTAGACTTAAAAGTAGAAGAGTAAATAAATCAGATAAATTACCAGACTACATTAAAAAAGTATACGGTAAAAGTCAAATGTTAAGAATGTTGGGCAATAAACCTTTATTGCCACTTCCCCATATCCAACACTCAAAACTAATGAACTTTAGTCAAACAAATATCTACAATCCAATAGATAGAGACAAAATCCACAATACTCAAAAAGTTACGGATTACAAGACTATCAAATATCTAATTGAAAATCCTATTCAAGGACAATCAATAGAATATAACGATAATCGTATATCTTTATATATTGGTCAATTAGGTAAATGTGCTATAACTAAAGAAGAATTAGAAATTGGAAATATGGAATGTCATCACATTCAACCAAGAAGTCAAGGTGGATTAGATAATTATAACAATTTGGTACTAATTACTAAAGAAGTTCATAAGCTTATCCATTCAACACAAACGGAAACAATTAACAAATATCTGAAATATGTACCTACTAATAAGATTATCCTTGAAAAACTAAATAAATTTAGAACTAAAGCTGGTAATCTTGAAATTTGTCTATAA